The Arctopsyche grandis isolate Sample6627 chromosome 7, ASM5162203v2, whole genome shotgun sequence genome includes a window with the following:
- the LOC143914610 gene encoding uncharacterized protein LOC143914610, with protein MNVPSCSQNNMTDHEYVRPVNIHIRKDLRTSKRARKVMSLSEKMDILNELNGGVSVATLCHYRCLSESTVRYIKKSEDKIKASIKAGAPLISKVTYISRDPLIEKMEKSLTLWIDERGEKDDCPTGATRIRNKALQIYNQLKVETKANTTFLASRGWFSRYQKRIRLGSAGMLDDNFKERFHEELQKKFKNGEWNSTHSSLGDLDELELEETEEKEDSDVDGCGELAIEANNESKNLSDGSEHEMEELDDDESKTLQSKSEALIEVIEIANLLQQKVDEVDHVLERRDLFKCILKSAILPYVKMYNDLSGMKQNNSDFVDSSDVSSILIKEENL; from the coding sequence ATGAACGTTCCTAGCTGCAGTCAAAATAATATGACAGATCACGAATATGTACGCCCTGTAAATATTCACATACGAAAAGATCTCAGAACTTCAAAGAGAGCCAGAAAAGTCATGTCGCTCAGCGAAAAAATGGATATATTGAACGAGCTAAATGGGGGTGTGAGTGTAGCCACCCTCTGCCACTATAGATGTTTGAGCGAATCCACCGTTCGTTATATCAAAAAATCAGAAGATAAGATTAAAGCTAGCATCAAAGCGGGTGCACCCCTCATCAgcaaggttacatacatatccaGAGATCCGCTCatcgaaaaaatggaaaaatcgcTGACGTTATGGATCGACGAACGAGGAGAGAAGGATGATTGTCCGACCGGTGCCACTAGAATTCGAAACAAAGCTCTTCAGATCTATAATCAGTTAAAAGTGGAGACGAAAGCCAACACCACTTTCTTAGCTAGTAGGGGATGGTTCAGTAGATATCAAAAACGAATAAGACTAGGGAGCGCTGGAATGCTCGACGATAATTTTAAAGAAAGATTTCATGAAGAACTtcaaaaaaagttcaaaaatggTGAATGGAACTCTACACATTCATCCTTGGGAGATCTCGATGAACTCGAATTGGAAGAGACGGAAGAAAAAGAAGATAGCGACGTAGACGGCTGTGGTGAGCTCGCAATTGAAGCAAACAACGAATCAAAAAATTTATCTGACGGAAGTGAGCATGAAATGGAAGAATTAGATGACGATGAAAGTAAAACTTTGCAGTCCAAAAGTGAAGCTTTGATTGAAGTGATTGAGATAGCCAATCTGCTTCAACAAAAAGTAGACGAAGTTGACCATGTCCTTGAAAGACGCGAtctgttcaaatgtattttaaagtCAGCAATATTGCCCTATGTCAAAATGTACAATGACCTATCAGGAATGAAgcaaaataattctgattttgtAGATTCTTCAGATGTGAGTAGCATTCTAATCAAAGAAGAAAATCTGTAA